The sequence TGGTCAATCTCTAACAAGACATCATAATCACCTAGCAAATAAAGAATTAACATTAAGTTGATTATACCTTTCAATGGTACAATTACTATGTaatcaaatctttttattatactGATATCTTATCAAGGTTAAGACATAAAAATAGTCTATAAAtcagttttctaaaattttttatttgatttttgaagCAACAACTGAGTATTATTAGATTTAGGCACCAACCCTAATCCCATGtagttacaaatttaaatgattACAATCACCCAACAAGTAGTACCATGAGATATTATTCTTCTATATCTGGGAgtgatgaatattttattgattcacCATAACTTTTTTACACTTCTCAACATAGGCAATAACTACTGTATTGATAGCCCTTAGAAAGAAATTGTGTTAAGCTAGCGTCAGACTAGACCTATTTGTATATGAAACATTTCGGTAATTCAATTCTAAAGATCACATACACCACTGCCCATAGAAGAATCTATTCTATAGACACTACGGTTTTTatctattatcaaattttttggcAAGTTAGTTTGGTAAACATGCAATCAACATGTATTTATGTGTTGTGTCAAGTTGATACAgacaactttgacatgtgaaaTTTGTAGCTACCTTTTAGTAACATCATTCaacataatgataattttatcacattatcTGTGCTTTTGGTTAGAATAATAATGAGACTATAAATGCTTTTAGATTGGTTACCATATGTGTTCATAGGGTTTTTATAATCTAGTTACATTTTATGACCTCGTCATAACTCTACCACTCTAAGGGTATTCATCATACATATATAACTACATACCTTCACATGTAATAACTGATGAATTATTtccattttatcattaataaatatgatacaTTTTGAGATGAAATTACATAAATAGCCCCTGACAATTGGCTTTAGAGCACGTCCTCTAACACTTTCCTCTAGCGCCAAACTGTTGGTGAGATTTATTAtcattaactaatataaataatttagagttttgCATAAATTATGTTAGTGTATCAATGTTGAGGATCAAATAAGAGACCTTGATATCTACTAATGGTGATGTAAATTAGATGTAGTGAAAAGCTAAACATgaagtgattttttaaaaatgatttgacCTGTTACTTTGAGAGATTATTTCTACAGTtatagtattaataattattttggaaCTATACTTCAACTGAGGTATGaaatccattaatttttttgacttCTTTTAAAGGGCGGCCAGACCAGACTAATTCCACTTAACCAAGCccaaagaaaatattgttttgctgATTAAATTTCAAGAATCTAGCAATGAGAGTCTTCTTTATGAAGTgctttttttaaggaaaattacTATTggcaaaaacatttaaaattccTCAAGGATTGAAAAAACAGAAGGGTTTATCCTCTTCCTactaattttataacattttgtaACAGTTTTTCAATATGCCTCATCTTTCTTctatctttctctttctttttctcttagtTAAATTACCCCTGACTACTTCTGTAGCTTAGTGCTTCCCGATGAGGTgagtattaaattttgttgaccAGGGTTTgattctccctttttttttttttaattttagattgattaaaaattgtattttacaAATATTGGACAGCGGGCAATTTACCAAAGTTGAAATTGTGACAAACATTCCAAGTTTCATATTCCATCTTCATGAATTAGTTCAAACACACAATCTTTCAGAATGTGGAAGCCGACTCTCATTCTTTGGACCAACCTTTGATTGAACAAAAATGGGTTTGTCACTCTTCTGTTTCTTCACATACACCGAGAGAAAAAGTTGCGATAGCAAGCCTCTCCCTGGCTAGGGAGGCTCTAGGACAAGGGAGCGACGGTCAATTATTTACTTGGGGGATttgtattgatttatataaCACAGAAACGAAAAACCTGGaaatgtgaaaaagaaaatattaaaaagtattttctaaaaaaatatagaaaataaaaatatgaaaaaatgtataaatatgaaaaatataaagttttttttataaataccaaattttataaaaaaaataacaaattgtattttttaaaaattaatacaataattttttagtacCAATAAAGTGTGCATTAACTAACTTGTTTTATAAATCcagaatcaaataaataatatatatcaaatttgatttagtcAATTTGTTTAGAACTCACTAATAGTACGAGAAGCCAATGATGGAGAGGAGAGAAGCTTTAGATAATGGAGAGGGAAgacaaaattaaagttaaaatttaaaattataaagaaaaatgatacatgaattcaattttacatcaattaaaaaataagaaaaagaaacgcatttcaaattttttaaatattttgaaaccATCCAGAAACATTTTGTACCAATTTCAGagtattttgaaaatgaaaacattttcaaaatgtaAAAATCCACCATGAGATAATTTTCCATGCTTCCTAGGTATTGATTGATCTTTGTGTCCTACAAGTTCGCTAAGTACACTCACCCTTCTGAGGGGCAACAAAGGAAAGGTTAGAACTATTCCTCACATCGTGAAATTGATCCAAGTCCTGGCAAGCAAAGCCAAGATCTATTTCATGATATTGTTTGCTAAGTGTGGAGAGCTTttctttaagatttttgaaggaAGGTTTTGATATGGTCCCAAGGAAAGCCTTCTCAAACTTAAGTAAACAAATAAGATTCTCTTTGGGTGAGAATGAACCGCAATAGTTTGGATAAAAATAGACTTCCTTTCTTAATGCACttgacaaaatttaaataaacaattgtTATCAACTTTTCCTAAACTTAGGACCACAGCTTTTTAAAGTAAAGATTAACTCAAATAACTTACTGCAACTACTAGTTCCATGCATACACGTGGTCATTAACCAATACAAACAACCTCAAGCATTATCCAAGTACTTACAATTCTTCATAGGAACACGTTGGGATCGTTGCCTCTTATCAGTACCCCCTTCTTTCACTGGATACTTGTCCTCAAGGTCCATTGAACAGAACTTGTCCCGCAGCTCAATAGTATTATCCGATGTGGCATCTTCTGTAGGAAGTCTTTGCCATTTGACCAAACTTTGCTCAATAAATTTCAATCCTTGTTTCGTCCAACGCATGTCCAGTATAGCTTCTGGCTTAATAACAATTATGCCCTTATCAGTAATAGGTGGTAAATCAATATTGGCTGCACATGATTCACCCAACTTCTTTTTATGTAAGGAGATATGGAAAATGGGGAGAATACAAGACCTCTTTAGAAGCTTGAGTTCACATGCCATTTTGCCCACACGTTTCTCAATTGAATAGGGCCTATAAAATTTGTTGGCCAATTTTTGATATGCACATTTAAATACTATTTGTTGTCGATAAAGATGTAACTTTAGGAAAACTAAGTCCCCTTCTTGGATTTTGATGTCGCGCCGCTTAGCATCAGCTACCTGCTTCATTTGATTACTAGTCGCATGCAAATTGTCTTTCAATTGTTACAGTAAGACATTTCGtcaaaaatgattttgattaaCTTCACTAACTGGGGCTTTTCCCACCTGGTAGTGACGAATAATTAAAGGCAGACGACCATATAATGCTTGGAAAGGTGTCATCCCTATAGATGTGTGATAAGCTGTATTATACCAGAATTCAACCCATGGAAGAAGATAACTCCAATTTTATGACTATTGGTGGACAAAGCAACAGAGATATTACTCCAAGCACCTGTTGACGACTTCTTATTGTTCATCCATTTATGGGTGGTAGGCAAAACTCATCTTCAGCTGTGTTCTTGATAACTTGAAGAACTCACACCAGAAGTTGCTAATAAAAACAAGGTAACGGTTTATAATAATAGATCCAGGCATCCTATGGAGCTTAACCACGCCCTCCACGAATTTTTCAACTACTATTTTAGTAGTAAATGGATCAGACAAAGCCAAGAAATGTTTTGACTTACTGAGGCAATCTATCACAACTAAAATGGTATCCTTGCCATTGGATGGGCAAAGTCTTTCGATAAAATCCATTGTGATATCTTTCCATACTTGGCATGGAATTGGTAATGGTTGAGAGAGACCCGTTGGCGTTAGTGTTTCAACCTTAGCTCGTCGGCAAACATCACAGGAAGTGACACAATTTTTTACCACTTGATAGATAGATGGCTAATAAAATTGTTGGGCAATTCGTTTAAATGTCTACAGAACTCTTGAATGGCCACCAAACAGAGAATCATGGAATTCTCATAAGAGCTAGTTAACTATAAGAGAGTTGGGAGGTCCCACTAcacaatttttgtttaatacGAGCCCATTACGCCAAGTGTAAGGAGCTCCTAGCTTTTCAATGGCTATCTTGCCAATTTTTTCCATATACGGATGCCCATCAATTGCGCCTTTAATCTTATCCCATAATTGAGTCTATGAAACAAACAAAGCATTAAGATTGGGCTACCCTTCACTCGTGAGGGGGCATCTGCTAAATAATTTTCTTGACCTGGTTTATAGAGTATTTCATAATCATAACTAGTAGCTTCGCCACCCATTTTTGTTGCTCTAGCGCCATCATACGTTGCTTCCATAGATATTTGAGGCTTCTTTGGTCTGTCtgaatgtaaaattttctgCCTAATAAATATGGTTGCCAAATTCGTATGGCTTCAATAATGGCTAGTATCTCTTTGGCATATGTAGAACATGTCAATTTTGAAATCCCTAAGGCTTGGCTCATGAAGGCAATCAGCTTACCTTGTTGAGTTAGAACAACACCAATTCCTTCCCCTGaaacatcagattcaataaaAAAGGGCTCATTAAATTTAGGCATAACAAGAATAGGAGTGGAAGTCATAGCCCGTTTGAGGGATTCGAATGCAGTTTCTGCTTCTTCCATCTACCCAAACTGTCATTTCTTCAAAAGATTGATGAGTGGGTGAGCCAATGTACCATAATTGCGAACAAATTTTCTATAGTAACTTGTAAGGCCCAAAAACCCATGTAATTTAGTAATATTAGTAGGTCTAAGCCAATCTTAATCCACCTTTACTCTAAGAGTAATAATATGGCCCAAATATTCCAATTCCTATTGACCGAAAACACATTTGCTAGTTTTGATAAACAAATTGGCGATGCCTTAGAATTTCAAAAGCTTGTTGAACATGGTCAAGATGCACGATCCAATTAGAGTTAtagatcaaaatattataaaaaaaactagTATAAATTTACGAAGAAATATAGAATTCATAATAGCTTGAAAAGGTGGATGAAGCATTGTAAAGACCAAATGACATAACTAAAAATTGGTAATGACCATTATAAGTACAAAAAACAGTTTTAGGAACATCAGGTGGGAATGGGAAGATGCCCCATGAAATTCATCTTGCATGTCCTCAATTGTGGGAATGGGAAATCAGTCTTTGATGGTGATGCATTAAGGGCACAATAATCAATGCAAAAGTGTCAGGCaccgttttttttttaattaacaaaataagggATGAAAAATGATTGGTACTTGGTCTTATAAGCCCCAAGTTTAATATGTCTTTAACTTGTTTCTCaattttagcttttaaaatAGACATACCTATAGAGTCGTACATTGATTGGTTCTATGCCTTCTTTAAGGTGGATGCACTGGTCAACCTCTTTTGCTGGGGTTAGGGTAGCTGCTCAGtctttttgaaaatgttaaaatagGCTTCCAATACTTGCTGCATATCTACGTGAATATTTTGTCGTGGCATTTCTTCTAGTGAGTGCAAGCAAACTACAAATGTTGAGCTTCCTTGTCTTACTTCCTTAGAGACTGCCTTCAAGGATATAGGTTGAATGAGTTGTGCATTTGTTCCTTGTAACCTTCAAGTCTAAACTCCCCATTTGAactttattatcattttttttccaattacaAACAACCAAACCTAATTGCTTTAACCATTGTATGCCCAATATCCAAGCCAATTACTGGTAAAAAATAAAGGGTAAGGAAAAAAGGGAATTCCTTGAAGGAGGACATGCACCTACTCAAACCTTCCTTGACATTATAGTGGATTTCCATTAGCCACCCACACATTGAATGGTTCAGTGGGAACCACAGGTAAATGAAGCAAATCAGCCACCTTttcactaataaaattatgagtagaACCATTGTCAATAAGCACAACAATGTCATAATACCCCACTTTAGCCATGACTTGCATAATTCGGGGAGTCAACTAACCAGTCAACATGTGTAATGATATCTCTAGTTTCGTTGGATATCGTGTACTGATTCCTTTGCCTCTTCATTAATCACCTCATCACACTTAATATTGCTCACACTAGTACATCTTTCAAGCAGTAAAAGTTGTGGTCCTTGGCATTTATGACCCACAATGAACTTGTCATTACAAGTAAAGTAAAGACCTTGGGCTCACCTTTTCTGCATTTCTTCCTATGTCAGACATTTTATTGGAGATGTTAGGTTGGATTTCACGAGGGTAGAAAGATCCTGCTGCGATCGATTGGATTACGACAGTCACATGAGCCTCTGCTGGTGAAGGAGTTGGTCATCCCGCATTTGTGCAAGACCAATGGCTTCCTTCAATGATTTTGGCTTAAACATTCATATGCCTTATACTATTTCTGGCTTGAGTCCTCCCATAAAAGTACCTATTAATTCCTTTTGCGTCTACCCCGTGCACTTGGTTACCCAACCTCTCAAACTCCTTTTGGTAGTCTCGTAAGGAACTTGCTTGTTTGACCTTTGATAGTGACTCATCAAAGTCCTCACATTCTGGAGGTTTAAATCAAGCCCATAACTCTTCCTCAAAGATTGCCTATGCCACTAATCGTCTCTCCTCCACGAACCTCAACACAACCATTGCCACCATTGGTTAACTTCTCCCTTAAGATGGAATGATGCTAAGAAACGTTTTGTGCTTCCATGGTGCCTTGATACTCAAAGAATTGATCAATGCGGTTGAACCACTCAGTGGGGTCATTGTAGGAGTATTTCAGAAACTTGACCTTAGCCAACTTGGATGGAAGAAACTATCAACCTTCGTTTGTGTCCACTTTGTTTTTCGCTTAGTTTTTGCAATAATGACCATCGCGATcattgatgttgttgttgtagAAGCTTATTTGAATTAGAGCTATAAGAAAGtgaatgtcaaagttgtttttctaaataaaaaccTTAGTAAAGAAGTCTGTATGgttcaataaaatttatcaaaagtaTAAAGGATGAAATTTTTAGTATGTAATCATGAGAAATCTATCTATGGTTGAAATAAACTTCTTGagaatgatatttaaataaaatgcaCTTCTTATGGCCTCATAAAGAATAATTTGGATCAATATAGAAATATGAAGATCAATTGGAgcaaatttttctttatgaCATGGTTCAATATGTTGATAATGACAATATGTCAATTTTATCTAAAACTTATGATGTGAAATATCTtcaaaatacatcatttattctTGATATTGAGATCCATTATGAAATGGCTCATGGAGTTAATGGTTTTGATTATTGGGTTATAGTTTAAGAGGTAATAAGATACTTACAAAAGATCAAATATTTTGGTGGTTGTAAAGATAAGCTAAAGTTCATTTTTTAGATACATTATTATACCCGCTAAATAGGTCATATTTGAAAAAGTACTAAGCAGTCATTTGTCATAATATCAACCATAGACATTTAATTTGTAGCTTACTATAGGGCAGCTTCTTAAGCGTGTGGTTGATGAATTACTTAGTTGAATTATTTTGTGTAGATTTTATCTACCATGATAGCAATGCAATTAGATAAAATACCACTAGTAGATTGAGACATACaagaaaaaacatattataGTTAGAAACCTCAGAAAGAAATGAGACATTAcgctaaaatataaaatacaaagttgataaaaattaaacccCTAACCAAAGGAATAAGATTTGTAACCTATAAAGTCATGTTGAAATATGAGAGCATTTAAGGTCTTTTGATATCTAGGATTAGTAGgagtttttattatcattatttttattgatatattttgttacttattatttatttattcattgattatgatcatattaacatatttatttgtctatgaATGTATGCGCATATATATGGTTAAGGTAcaacatgtgtctcaagataAGGTTTCTCTTGAGTATGATAGTTGTATGTGTATATTTCATGAGTCTCGAGTAAAGTTAAAATATACAGACTTTGTTGGAAGCAAAgaaatttctcttgtttcttttgaaacataaagttaaagagaaatcataatGAGGACTAACagatatataacatatatttgtGATCACTTTGTTAGAAGATATTTCTGTCACACTCCTAGATTTAATCcgtgttgatttgattattagtaattgtgatcaaatataatcttatattgatagagaatataaataatgtctcggtttattattaatagtcataataattggattatttattaaagtgtaatttatctttggactATTTTGTTTGCTAAAATAGTGgtcacttaaagttaaaaatgttaattacccgagagtcaaaaattgttttcttttctttaaataaaataaaataattaatattgctTAAGTGAaagaatgttagaaaatttctaatataggttaacattaattatgtttttggtttaataaaactaaGTAATTTGATAGTCCAATGCCAGTTTACAGATTAACTTagatgattaataaaaataaattcaatacacTTAGAAGTTATGATCTGGGTGGACAGTATAAATGTAGGTTTGAGATTTATTAGACCTTAATGGAGGATCAATTAACCCACTATAAATTGGTTAAGTCCTTACTCTAAAATTTAATGTAGTATGAGTGTAGTATAATTTGTCTATATAAAGTCATCATTCAGGAAGATTTCTAAAATGGAAAACCAAGTTACATTGAAAGTTGATCTCGacaaataatttcaaatgatttataaaagttttatgTATTTAGATTATAGGACGAtctaagtaattttaaaattttaaagtttaatttaatattttataatttatatagagattataattgattgattgattttatttaatttatgtaaaataaatcttacaggGTTGGCGCTAGCCCTATCGCACGTGAGGGACATGCAAACCGCCACCAACCATGTGCAACACAAAGGAGATTTGAAAGAAGGAGAACAcgctattaaaaaattattatattactttttcaatttattaaaaaggttTGGGACAACGTCCCACCCCTCTCGCGTTATGTAATttgcatatttttatattaaaaaagtaatatattaatttatttatctagaATTTATTTTAGGAGAAATTTATTGTCCCAAGAATCTAAGAGATAAGAACTTATGAAAATcgtacaaaattatattatatcctaATCTAAACATTACTACATGCACTTGCACGCATGAAGGCCACTCAAATAGACGATTACTATATATCGAATTTACTTTTGACAATTACTCTTACTATGATACCATCCTAATCATTTGGCTATGTTTATGATCAAACAATACAGCCAACTTCAATAAATACCTAGCAATAAtctaagaaaagaaattttgatttaaatttctTGTTTCCTTCTTCCATGGAGCTGCGTAATTTGAACTGTTTAGTTAATGCTCTAAACATGTCTTTGAGAATTCACATATCTGTGTTTCTTCATAGCATATTATCACGCGAACTCTGTAGCTTCGGTTTTCGCATGCATTTTGTCACTACAATGCATGCATATCAAGGCTATCAACTTGACgatttatttatagtttaattattaatgCTTGCTGCATTTTACGAACAAGACTTGGCATGTGCCTTCCATTTGGTTGGCTCAATCGTCCCCTTTTTGTTTCGGTGGTAGTGTTGTTTGATTCTTACTAGAaaaattaatactaaaattacACCAACTCTACCACAATCTTTTGTTAGATCATTGTTTCTTAGACCGGTCGGGTATAATTTATTAGATTATATTGACTTGACATTAACCGCTACAAATGGAGTCAATCCAATTAGACGTACTGACATCATTGTTCACCCACCGGACTTTTGACCATCTCAAGGCCGATCTGGTCTGAAAAACATTGTGTTAGATTCTTCACTCTTCCAAGTAATTTCAGACTTACTCTGATTATCATCACTGTTTTCCTGATTCCCACTGCCATTGATCCATCAGTGTGATCCCTTTATCTTTCTCTCGATCTCTTCTTTGgcctcctctctctctctctcttttttttttcatttgcctTTTTTCTTCTGTTCTAGTTTGGAACTTGGAAGGCAAGTGAACAAGAAAGCAAAAAGAGTTGAAAATAATGGTGGATGCTGCTGGAAGTGCCTCTGGCGTTGTGAGCGCCGCTCTTCCGGTTGCCAAGTTTCTGAGTGCTCCGATTGGGCGTCAAATTAAGTATGTTTACAACTACAAGAGTAACTTGGAGAAACTCGAAAGAGAAGTTTGCAAGCTGAAGGATGGAAGAGACGAAGTGAAGATAAGAGTTACTGCTGCtgaaaaaaatatggaaaaggTCAAGCGCATAGTGAAGGTTTGGCTGAAGGACGTGAATTCAACCATTGATGAAGCAGACAAGTTAATTCAACAGAAAAACAACTCGTCTTCCAGTGTTGGCTTGATCACCCGCTATAAGCATGGTAAGAAAGCATTCAAGTTACTGGAGGATAAGATTTCTCAACTCTTGGTGGAGAAAAGGGACTTGGATGACGTCTCCGTTTCCGCTATTCCGATGGGAAGATCCCTTGCGCCTGACATAGGTTACCATCGTTTCATATCAAGAGAGCCCACGTTGAAGAAGATAGTGAAGGCCTTGAAAGGAGGAAACCATATGATTGGGGTTTGCGGGATGGGCGGCATCGGCAAGACCACTCTAGTCAAGGAAATTGGTCGACAAGTCAAGGAGGTGTACAAGCTGTTTGATGAGGTGGTTTTTGTACAGGTAACTCAGACTGTAGACAGAAAGAAGACCACTCTAGTCAAGGAAATTGGTCGACAAGTCAAGGAAGCGTACATGAAGATTCAGATGGAACTTGGAGAGCAGCTGCGTCTTCGATTTAATAACGAGGCTGAAATAACAAGCAAGCTGTATGCTCGATTGACTAACAACAAGGAGAAGAATGAGGAGAAGGACGAGGAAGAGAATGAGGAGAAGGAGGAGAAGATCCTTATCATTTTAGATGATATTTGGGATCCTCTTGATTTAAAGAGTATAGGAATTCCTGATGCAGCTGATAATGGGAAATGTAAATTGTTGTTGACAACAAGAGACAAACATGTGTTGGAGAGGATGGATTCAGCAGTTTTCGAAATTGGCTTTTTAACTGAAGAGGAGAGTTGGAGGTTATTTAAGGATATGACAGGTGATCACTTTTCATCTTGTAAAATACTTGAAATAAGTCATAAAAATTCATATTGTCGCTTCAttgatttggttttttaatCATGAATTTTGCAGGTGATTTTATTGAAACAGAAGAGATGAGATCTTTGGCGGAAGATATATGCAAGAAATGTGGTCGTTTGCCTATTGCAATCGCAACAGCAGGGAAAGCATTAAAGAAGAAGAGACATCCACCTCAATGGAAAGCAGCCTTCCTACAACTGACAAGGTCTTCCAGCGCAAACTTCAGAGGAGCCCTAGAGCCAGCATATAGTTCAATTCAGTTGAGTTACGATTTCTTGAGTAAGGAACAGCAGAACATTTTTTTGCTTTGTGGTCTAATGAGGCATCAATGTTTCATTTCAGACTTggtaaaatatgtttttgttttggatATATTTCAAGGAATATATAAGATTGAAGAAGCACGAATTAAAGTTCAAGCATTGATCCATGAACTTAAAGACTCTTATTTGTTATTCCATGATCATATTAGTAACTCCTTCTCAATGCATGAATTTGTGCGTGAAGTTGCTTTATCGATTGCTAGTCGAGATGCCCATGTCTTTTCTGTTAAGAATGAGATTGAATGGGAATGGCCCAGTCAGGATAGACTAAACAGttgcaaatatattttcattcgTGATAGCACCATTAGTGAGCCTCGTGAAGGTTTGGAATGCCCAGAACTTGAATCTTTCTTTATGAATACCAAGGTCGATGATTCTCTTACTGAATTGCCAAAGAGTTTTTTCGCAGGGATGACAAAGCTCAAAGTTTTAGATTTGACTAGAATGAAGTTTTCCTCTTTGCGATCCACACTTGGGCGCTTAAAAAATCTTCAAACATTGTGTCTGGATTACAGTAGTTTTGACGATGTAACTGTTATTGGAGAGCTAAGTGAGTTAAGAATTCTTAGCTTAAGAGGATCAAATGTTAGGCACTTGCCTAGAGAAATAGATAAACTGAGGCAATTAAGATCGTTAGATTTGAGTAATTGTCAGCAACTAAAGAGTGTAGCACCAAAAGTGATATCAAGCTTAACCAAATTGGAAGAATTGTACATGAGAGGATGCTCTATCCGATGGGAGGATAGAAGGAATGCTAGCCTTGATGAATTGAATCAGTTGTCTCATCTCACCACTTTAGAACTAGATGTTAAAGATGAACGCATTTTTTCAAGTGGGTTTTTCTCCAAAAAGTTGAGAAGGTACAATATATCTATAGAAGAAAAGTCTTCCACATGTTGTACATCATGCACATCTAGGAAATATTTggaaaatgttgaaatttttaatggatATGAGACTTTGAGAACGCTAAAACTGAAGCATAATTCTATCATTTGGTTAAGGGAATTGCCATGCTTCAAGAATGTTGAATTCTTATGCTTAGGCAAATTGCGAGGTATCAAGAATTCTCTTTGTGAATTAGACAGAGAGGGATTTTCGCAATTGAAACATCTCCATCTCTATGATAATCCTAAAATCTCCTGCATTGCAAACTCCTCAAGTTTCATGGATCATGAAGCCTTCCCCAACTTGGAATCAttgattctttttaatttaattgagttgGAGAACATATGTTCTGATCATCCCACAACAAATACTTTTAGCAACTTAAAGATCATAGATGTGGAAGGATGTGCTAAATTGGAAAAAGTCTTCTCATTTGCCGATGTTAGAAACCTTCCACAACTTCAAAGAGTCACTATGGATGATTGCGAGAATTTGAAAGAGGTATTTGTTGTTGAAagagaaggtgatgacaacaacaatAAAGTGATTGATGAAGTTAACTTCTGTCAATTACGCTTCCTGAAGCTCAAATCTCTTCCACAGCTTACAAGCTTCTGCTCTCAAGTAACGAAACATGAAACATTGCAAGAGAGACAGATGGATGAGCTTGATACTCTCACGTCACTTTTCAACATAAAGGTATGCTTCACTATAATCTTGTATTTGTCTATTTGTTCTTCagatttaaaatttcagttaacTTTGACTGCAGGTTGGTTTCCCCCACTTGGAGGCCTTAGAGTTAAGagaaattg comes from Mangifera indica cultivar Alphonso unplaced genomic scaffold, CATAS_Mindica_2.1 Un_0005, whole genome shotgun sequence and encodes:
- the LOC123205425 gene encoding probable disease resistance protein At4g27220; this encodes MVDAAGSASGVVSAALPVAKFLSAPIGRQIKYVYNYKSNLEKLEREVCKLKDGRDEVKIRVTAAEKNMEKVKRIVKVWLKDVNSTIDEADKLIQQKNNSSSSVGLITRYKHGKKAFKLLEDKISQLLVEKRDLDDVSVSAIPMGRSLAPDIGYHRFISREPTLKKIVKALKGGNHMIGVCGMGGIGKTTLVKEIGRQVKEVYKLFDEVVFVQVTQTVDRKKTTLVKEIGRQVKEAYMKIQMELGEQLRLRFNNEAEITSKLYARLTNNKEKNEEKDEEENEEKEEKILIILDDIWDPLDLKSIGIPDAADNGKCKLLLTTRDKHVLERMDSAVFEIGFLTEEESWRLFKDMTGDFIETEEMRSLAEDICKKCGRLPIAIATAGKALKKKRHPPQWKAAFLQLTRSSSANFRGALEPAYSSIQLSYDFLSKEQQNIFLLCGLMRHQCFISDLVKYVFVLDIFQGIYKIEEARIKVQALIHELKDSYLLFHDHISNSFSMHEFVREVALSIASRDAHVFSVKNEIEWEWPSQDRLNSCKYIFIRDSTISEPREGLECPELESFFMNTKVDDSLTELPKSFFAGMTKLKVLDLTRMKFSSLRSTLGRLKNLQTLCLDYSSFDDVTVIGELSELRILSLRGSNVRHLPREIDKLRQLRSLDLSNCQQLKSVAPKVISSLTKLEELYMRGCSIRWEDRRNASLDELNQLSHLTTLELDVKDERIFSSGFFSKKLRRYNISIEEKSSTCCTSCTSRKYLENVEIFNGYETLRTLKLKHNSIIWLRELPCFKNVEFLCLGKLRGIKNSLCELDREGFSQLKHLHLYDNPKISCIANSSSFMDHEAFPNLESLILFNLIELENICSDHPTTNTFSNLKIIDVEGCAKLEKVFSFADVRNLPQLQRVTMDDCENLKEVFVVEREGDDNNNKVIDEVNFCQLRFLKLKSLPQLTSFCSQVTKHETLQERQMDELDTLTSLFNIKVGFPHLEALELREIDVEKIWDSQRSTLSSSSYKNLTRLTLSDCEKLKYVFPSSLVKNFEQLQHLQIHKCKVLKEIVGKGSGEREIAPKFVFPRLTFLSLKWLPELQTFYPGRHSSEWPILKELVVCYCGKVKIFNSQNNERQLGSLEPQSLFSFQQINCYMEELTISRMDSNMIWQGQFPCDHFSALKVLKVRHDKSEIIPLEIFQRFKYLECLELMKGSYEEIFSHQEVENHDWMRIDMNLKVLKVYGCEKLINLSTTSSVSFQSLTVLKVKDCNGLVNLITSSTAKSLEQLREMDITACETMTKVVECEEDDDAEDEIIVFKNLKSLSLNNLERLRCFYSGNYILEFPVLEELEVNNCPMMKTFCRGVVRAPSIRRVQISNYDESCWGGELNKAIQKPYKERGRRQLILFFMLCLLAVIFVNLPFRMSYVLPGSIAIGSILALTFRRSRREYLIVVFYGILCNYYISQWHLQEFQQKLLAIGLVIYIIGIFRDILSNPRSWWKGLRTKEELKESIAGGRLRQFLVRIILAVIFINLYSRFPFELDATIGVGSILAAVFKGSKGPLFQSGEADFSFHIL